GCTTCCGTTGGATGTGTTTCGCATCGCCATTCCCCTTTGCATCTATTTCGTGGCGATGTTTTTTGTTTCTTTTTACTGAAGTTTCGCAGTTAAAATTCGGACATTTTAGAGGGATAATAATCTGAAAATATTAAGAAAATAATTGAAAAGCGGCTCTGAATTTAGTATATTAGACATCGCCAAACACCTAATATCACTAAAGAAAGAACCGCTATGAATCACCCTAATACATTTTCCCTCTCCTTGCAAAAACAATCTGATTCGGGCCGGATCATTGACGACCATGAACTCAATCGTGCGTTCACCGAACTCAAGTTCCGCTCATTGGCCCGACAAAGCAACATCACCAAAAAAAGAGGCTATGAAACACTCTCGCTCATATTTGTTTTCGTACTACTGCCTTTTCTCAAACGAAGCCTCAGCAGTTTCTGTAATGGCGGCTATCTACAAAATTACGTCCAGGCCCATAAAGACACGTTCTATCGGTTCTTGAACAATGAACGTTTCAACTGGCGCAAACTGGTCCAATTGCTGGCATCAAAGATTATTGCCATGAGTAAAGAGGTTCCCTTTAAAGAAAAAGTGTTGATCGCCGATGACTCCATCTGCCCCAAATCGGGCAAAGAGATCGAATTGGTCAGCTATCATTTCGATCACAAAGTCAGGCGCTCCATTCTTGGCAACCAGTATCTGCAATTGGGCTTTCATGACGGGTTGCATTTTTTTCCGATCGACGGTGCCTTTCATACATCCAGTCACCGGCCCAACACCGATATGCGGGATATCGACAAGCGTACCAACGGATGGAAACGACGCAAAGAAGCCCTGAGTAAAAAAACCGACGTTCTGGTTCAGATGCTCGACAGGGCCTGGAAGTCGGGCATCGATGCCAGCTTCGTCTTGTTCGACAGCTGGTTTGCCCACGACGATATCATCCATCGCATCGTCGATGTCGGTTATGGCGTCATCTGCCGATTAAAGCGCAACCGGGTCAAATACGGTTATCAAGGTGGCGCATACACACTCAAACAACTATGGCAACAGGTCGCCAAGAAACAGACCATCTGGATCAAGGATCGCACGATCAAGGGCGCATGCCTCGACGTCACGTTGAAAAAGACCGGCTCGGTTCGAGTACTGTTCGTTTCCGATGGTCGCAAACAGTGGCAGGTCCTGCTTTGCACCGATACCGACCTGGAACCGTCCAGGATTCTTGACTATTACGCCCGTCGCTGGGCCATCGAAGTATACTTTAAAGATGCCAAGCAGATGCTTTACATGGGAAAAGAGCAAAGCAATACGTTTGACGCCTTGATCGCCAGCCAGAGCCTGGTAATGATCCGGTATCTGATATTGGTCTACATCCAGATAAAACACGGGCTGAACATCTGCGTTGGCCCGCTGTTTCGGCAAACGTCAGACGATCAGTCATTATGGATGTTCAGTCGTGCCGTCTGGGGCCGTGTCAAAGAACTGATTTTCAAGTCAAGTGATATACTTTCGCACCGTATCGAACCTGATTTGCTTTTTCATTTTATTGATATCATAGAAGATCTCATCGCTGAACAAAGTCGATGCGTTACTGCGAAACTTTAGTTTTTATCTGTCAATGAAGGTGGGCGCCACCTATGAACAGTCTACCACGTTGAGCTTTACGGCGGCCTCCAACAATTTCGAACTGGCCATTGCCGTTGCCGTTGCCGTGTTCGGCATTGATTCCGGCCAGGCCTTTGCCGCGGTAATCGGCCCCCTGGTCGAGGTGCCGGTGCTGATCGGCCTGGTAAATGTAGCGTTCTGGTTCAAACGGAGGTATTTCCCCCATGCGGTCAACACGGTGACCGGCGTCTGCCATGTTCGCCACAAACCTGCCGGATTGGAAGAGTGCTCCTGATTTTGTTTTGCTTTATTTTTGCGTACCCAAACGAAGGGACAGAGAAGTATGCAGCCCTATACGGTGTTTCCCGAAAAGCCGATCATCGATAACGGACCCATGGCCCGCACTTTTCTAAGCATGGGCATTGACGATTTCCATCATGCCTGCCGCTACGTGCATGAATTGCCTTACGGCTATAACTCCGACCGGGAAGATCCGATGATCCTGTTTACGGAGAAGATGGGCAGCTGCACGACCAAGCATGCGGTCATTGCCACGCTGGCCGCCGAGTTGGGAATCGTCATCAACAAACACATTGGCATCTATGCCATGACCGAAACACTCGTGACCGGGACAAAGCCCATCCTGGACCGGTACAATCTTCCGTACCTGCCCATGGTGCACTGTTTCCTCGTTTTCGAAGACCAACGGGTGGACCTTTCCGAGGGCAATCAGAATGGGAAGAACGGTCCGATCGACGATTTTCTCTATGTGGAAAAAGTCACGGCCAACATATCCGGCAAGGATGAGTACCTGCTGTATCGAAAAGCCCTCAATGCGCATATCCTGCCGCGTCCGGAATTTGACGGCATAGCCATCAAGACCATTCTCAAGGCCCGGGAAGAGGGGCTCGCCCTTTTGAAAGCGAATATCCAAAAATAGGTGAGATCCGCCATGAAAAATGAAAATGCCGAGAAAAATGAAAATGCGGATACGCTGCGTCAAATGGTAAGAGGTCGATATACCCAAGTGGTGACAGGAACGGGCTGTGGGTGCACGCCCCACGCTGCCGGCGGGTGTTGCGGGTCGAATTTCGACAGCATCGAGCAGGTGAACCGGATCATGGGCTATTCCGACAAGGAACTGGGCAGCGTTGTCGAAGGCGCCAATCTCGGTTTGGGCTGCGGCAACCCGACCGCCATCGGTGAACTCCAGCCCGGTGATGTCGTGCTGGATTTAGGCAGTGGGGCAGGGTTCGATTGCTTTCTTGCTGCGCAAAAGGTCGGTGAAAAGGGATGCGTGATTGGTGTGGACATGACACCCGAGATGCTATCGAAAGCCAGAGGCAACGCGGCGAAGATGGGCATTACCAATGTCGAATTTCGATTGGGGGAGATCGAGCACTTGCCTGTTGCCGATAACAGCGTGGATATCATAATTTCCAACTGCGTGATCAACCTTTCACCCGAAAAGCAGCAGGTCTTTCGAGATGCTTGCCGTGTGTTGAAACCGGGGGGCCGTCTATTTGTTTCCGATGTGGTCGCGACAGCCGAAATGCCGGATTCCATGCGCGAACAGGCGGCACTGATAACCGGGTGCATTGCCGGTGCAGAACATACGGATCGACTCCGATACTTTTTGGAAGAAGCAGGATTCGAGAATGTAACAATCGAACTCAAGGCCCACAGCGATGAATTGGTGAGCGGTTGGTTTCCTGGAAGCGGGGCCGAAAAATATGTTTCGTCGGCAGATATTCGTGCCGTAAAGCCAATATCAATTACCTCGTCAACCAGGTCCAGGCCGGTTCCTTTATACAACGGCTTCGTGGTGTAAATATCTTGAACACGCGCCCACATCCTGCGCCATACCGGACTACACTTTTTTCCGCTCGTCCTTATTTCCCTTCTTTGTAAAACAAATGTAACAGTTTATTTTAATATTGTATTCTTCCCTTTCTCCTTGGTTATAATCCCCTCCGAGATGAACTTCCCGCAGGTCAACATATTCGTC
This window of the uncultured Desulfosarcina sp. genome carries:
- a CDS encoding arsenite methyltransferase, which encodes MKNENAEKNENADTLRQMVRGRYTQVVTGTGCGCTPHAAGGCCGSNFDSIEQVNRIMGYSDKELGSVVEGANLGLGCGNPTAIGELQPGDVVLDLGSGAGFDCFLAAQKVGEKGCVIGVDMTPEMLSKARGNAAKMGITNVEFRLGEIEHLPVADNSVDIIISNCVINLSPEKQQVFRDACRVLKPGGRLFVSDVVATAEMPDSMREQAALITGCIAGAEHTDRLRYFLEEAGFENVTIELKAHSDELVSGWFPGSGAEKYVSSADIRAVKPISITSSTRSRPVPLYNGFVV
- a CDS encoding transposase; amino-acid sequence: MNHPNTFSLSLQKQSDSGRIIDDHELNRAFTELKFRSLARQSNITKKRGYETLSLIFVFVLLPFLKRSLSSFCNGGYLQNYVQAHKDTFYRFLNNERFNWRKLVQLLASKIIAMSKEVPFKEKVLIADDSICPKSGKEIELVSYHFDHKVRRSILGNQYLQLGFHDGLHFFPIDGAFHTSSHRPNTDMRDIDKRTNGWKRRKEALSKKTDVLVQMLDRAWKSGIDASFVLFDSWFAHDDIIHRIVDVGYGVICRLKRNRVKYGYQGGAYTLKQLWQQVAKKQTIWIKDRTIKGACLDVTLKKTGSVRVLFVSDGRKQWQVLLCTDTDLEPSRILDYYARRWAIEVYFKDAKQMLYMGKEQSNTFDALIASQSLVMIRYLILVYIQIKHGLNICVGPLFRQTSDDQSLWMFSRAVWGRVKELIFKSSDILSHRIEPDLLFHFIDIIEDLIAEQSRCVTAKL